In Xyrauchen texanus isolate HMW12.3.18 chromosome 32, RBS_HiC_50CHRs, whole genome shotgun sequence, the following proteins share a genomic window:
- the LOC127626302 gene encoding adenosine receptor A1-like isoform X2, which yields MPDVLSLYIAMEVLTALSSVIGNVMVVWAVRINRSLRDTTIYFIVSLALADIAVGALVIPLAITISIGFKTHFYSCLLVACTVLVLTQSSILALLAIALDRYLRVKIPMRYRELVTPKRAGTAVVVCWMVAIVVGLTPMLGWNNLEKLRQTNGTLGADFLVTCEFENVISMEYMVYFNFFGWVLPPLVLMLLIYAEIFYMIHKQLNKKVTTNQTDPTRYYGKELKLAKSLALVLFLFAVSWLPLHILNCITLFCPDCDNSKYLLYIAILLSHGNSAVNPIVYAFRIKKFQNAFVKIWKQYVCCTEVTRLDDRPSFRRDGKERRLQHNDI from the exons ATGCCAGATGTATTGTCTCTTTACATTGCCATGGAAGTGCTCACTGCTCTTTCTTCTGTCATTGGGAATGTGATGGTAGTCTGGGCTGTAAGAATTAACCGATCTTTACGGGACACGACCATTTACTTCATCGTCAGTCTGGCTCTGGCAGACATTGCGGTCGGAGCACTTGTCATTCCTCTGGCTATAACCATAAGCATCGGATTTAAGACTCATTTTTACAGCTGTCTGCTTGTGGCATGTACTGTACTGGTTCTTACTCAAAGTTCAATACTTGCCCTCCTGGCTATTGCTCTTGACCGCTATCTGAGGGTCAAGATACCAATGAG ATATAGAGAGT TGGTGACTCCAAAGCGTGCAGGGACAGCAGTGGTGGTGTGCTGGATGGTGGCCATTGTAGTTGGCCTGACTCCCATGTTGGGCTGGAACAATCTGGAGAAGCTACGGCAGACCAACGGCACTCTGGGAGCTGACTTTCTTGTAACCTGTGAGTTTGAGAACGTCATCAGTATGGAGTACATGGTCTACTTCAACTTCTTCGGCTGGGTTCTACCACCTCTCGTCCTCATGTTGCTCATCTACGCTGAGATATTCTACATGATACACAAGCAGCTTAATAAGAAAGTCACTACCAACCAGACCGACCCTACCCGATATTACGGAAAAGAACTAAAGCTTGCAAAATCTCTTGCGCTGGTACTCTTTTTGTTCGCTGTTAGCTGGTTGCCTTTGCATATCCTGAATTGCATCACTCTCTTCTGCCCTGATTGTGACAATTCCAAGTACCTCCTCTATATTGCTATCTTACTCAGTCATGGCAACTCTGCCGTCAATCCCATTGTTTATGCATTTCGCATAAAAAAATTCCAGAATGCTTTCGTTAAGATCtggaaacagtatgtgtgctgCACGGAGGTTACACGTCTGGATGATCGGCCCAGCTTTCGTAGAGATGGCAAAGAGAGAAGACTGCAGCACAATGACATCTGA
- the LOC127626302 gene encoding adenosine receptor A1-like isoform X1, whose amino-acid sequence MPDVLSLYIAMEVLTALSSVIGNVMVVWAVRINRSLRDTTIYFIVSLALADIAVGALVIPLAITISIGFKTHFYSCLLVACTVLVLTQSSILALLAIALDRYLRVKIPMSYKRVVTPKRAGTAVVVCWMVAIVVGLTPMLGWNNLEKLRQTNGTLGADFLVTCEFENVISMEYMVYFNFFGWVLPPLVLMLLIYAEIFYMIHKQLNKKVTTNQTDPTRYYGKELKLAKSLALVLFLFAVSWLPLHILNCITLFCPDCDNSKYLLYIAILLSHGNSAVNPIVYAFRIKKFQNAFVKIWKQYVCCTEVTRLDDRPSFRRDGKERRLQHNDI is encoded by the exons ATGCCAGATGTATTGTCTCTTTACATTGCCATGGAAGTGCTCACTGCTCTTTCTTCTGTCATTGGGAATGTGATGGTAGTCTGGGCTGTAAGAATTAACCGATCTTTACGGGACACGACCATTTACTTCATCGTCAGTCTGGCTCTGGCAGACATTGCGGTCGGAGCACTTGTCATTCCTCTGGCTATAACCATAAGCATCGGATTTAAGACTCATTTTTACAGCTGTCTGCTTGTGGCATGTACTGTACTGGTTCTTACTCAAAGTTCAATACTTGCCCTCCTGGCTATTGCTCTTGACCGCTATCTGAGGGTCAAGATACCAATGAG CTATAAAAGAGTGGTGACTCCAAAGCGTGCAGGGACAGCAGTGGTGGTGTGCTGGATGGTGGCCATTGTAGTTGGCCTGACTCCCATGTTGGGCTGGAACAATCTGGAGAAGCTACGGCAGACCAACGGCACTCTGGGAGCTGACTTTCTTGTAACCTGTGAGTTTGAGAACGTCATCAGTATGGAGTACATGGTCTACTTCAACTTCTTCGGCTGGGTTCTACCACCTCTCGTCCTCATGTTGCTCATCTACGCTGAGATATTCTACATGATACACAAGCAGCTTAATAAGAAAGTCACTACCAACCAGACCGACCCTACCCGATATTACGGAAAAGAACTAAAGCTTGCAAAATCTCTTGCGCTGGTACTCTTTTTGTTCGCTGTTAGCTGGTTGCCTTTGCATATCCTGAATTGCATCACTCTCTTCTGCCCTGATTGTGACAATTCCAAGTACCTCCTCTATATTGCTATCTTACTCAGTCATGGCAACTCTGCCGTCAATCCCATTGTTTATGCATTTCGCATAAAAAAATTCCAGAATGCTTTCGTTAAGATCtggaaacagtatgtgtgctgCACGGAGGTTACACGTCTGGATGATCGGCCCAGCTTTCGTAGAGATGGCAAAGAGAGAAGACTGCAGCACAATGACATCTGA